In Neochlamydia sp. AcF84, a single genomic region encodes these proteins:
- a CDS encoding VOC family protein translates to MHLGYIIIYVKDVPTTVSFYEKAFKLKLRFIHESNQYAEMETGQTILAFADEDVVMASHQFRPNRQKELAAGAEIAFIVDNVEKQFQHAIDSGAVEILKPAQKPWGQIVSYVRDNNGFIVEICNAIKE, encoded by the coding sequence ATGCATCTCGGTTACATTATTATCTATGTCAAAGACGTGCCCACAACAGTTTCTTTCTACGAAAAAGCTTTTAAGCTAAAGCTTCGATTTATTCATGAAAGCAATCAATATGCAGAAATGGAAACAGGCCAAACAATTTTAGCATTTGCTGACGAAGATGTTGTGATGGCTTCCCATCAATTTCGGCCAAATCGCCAAAAAGAACTAGCTGCTGGTGCTGAAATTGCGTTTATAGTCGATAATGTGGAGAAGCAATTTCAACACGCGATTGATTCTGGAGCAGTAGAAATTCTTAAACCTGCTCAAAAACCGTGGGGTCAAATCGTTTCTTATGTCCGTGACAATAATGGTTTCATTGTCGAAATTTGCAATGCAATAAAGGAATAG
- a CDS encoding DUF2992 family protein, producing the protein MARTILGGEPSDPEIHKFVLNHYPEIKFGEVKEINIQILRMNPKRVQREVRREMARMKETTQPSTLAQDYRRGGLEKKRKKIISSAEKQDRKDDQFALKQKKRKREASRALLKRYHR; encoded by the coding sequence ATTGCAAGGACTATCTTGGGTGGTGAACCGTCTGATCCTGAGATTCATAAGTTTGTTCTTAATCATTATCCTGAAATAAAATTTGGAGAAGTTAAGGAAATCAACATTCAAATCCTGCGCATGAATCCAAAGAGAGTACAAAGAGAAGTCCGCCGTGAAATGGCAAGAATGAAGGAAACGACACAGCCTTCAACTTTAGCACAAGATTACAGGCGAGGAGGGCTTGAGAAGAAAAGAAAGAAAATTATTAGCAGTGCCGAAAAACAAGATCGCAAAGATGATCAATTTGCACTCAAGCAAAAAAAAAGAAAAAGAGAAGCATCGAGGGCATTACTAAAGCGTTATCATCGCTAA
- a CDS encoding helix-hairpin-helix domain-containing protein: MSVKKKNLKDLKNVGKATLRDLSILNIHLVEDLIHHDATQLFEQLERLTGKRHDPCVWDVFAAIIHEAKTGEPISWWAWTAQRKALQKTGKLIHII, from the coding sequence ATGTCTGTCAAAAAAAAGAATCTTAAAGATCTAAAAAATGTTGGGAAAGCAACTTTACGGGATTTAAGCATTCTGAATATTCATTTAGTCGAAGACTTAATTCATCATGATGCTACTCAATTGTTCGAACAATTAGAAAGGTTAACAGGAAAACGTCATGATCCTTGTGTGTGGGACGTATTTGCCGCCATTATACATGAAGCTAAGACGGGAGAACCTATTTCATGGTGGGCATGGACAGCCCAGAGAAAGGCTCTTCAAAAAACAGGAAAGTTAATTCATATAATTTGA